In uncultured Tolumonas sp., one DNA window encodes the following:
- a CDS encoding alpha/beta family hydrolase: MRENTRLLLVGRDDWQKDEALNLALLQQLKNNCIEIIWEDPAAPVIYFFRKIEQKCKIFSPRIKKCHLRLIQIVYGLLHPSYFVYLYKRKNNSVAFRCESLKKTIRKHGGAKQTIVLARSSGGRVASLIADELNLKQIVCLGYPFKHPEQDDEPARYAHLAQLKTPMLIIQGIQDEYGGIEIKNRYELSNNITLLFLDTDHNFAIDDAMAQDIVQNIKCVVDVTKQSEC; the protein is encoded by the coding sequence GTGAGAGAAAATACTCGATTACTGTTGGTTGGTCGTGATGATTGGCAAAAAGATGAAGCTTTAAATCTGGCTCTACTACAGCAACTAAAAAATAACTGCATTGAAATCATCTGGGAAGATCCGGCGGCACCCGTGATCTATTTTTTTCGTAAGATAGAGCAAAAATGTAAAATTTTTTCCCCACGAATAAAAAAGTGCCACTTACGGCTGATCCAGATCGTTTATGGTTTGTTGCATCCGTCTTATTTTGTCTATCTGTATAAAAGAAAGAACAATTCAGTCGCATTTCGCTGTGAGTCACTCAAAAAAACCATCCGTAAACATGGTGGCGCGAAACAAACTATTGTGCTGGCGCGTTCATCAGGCGGGCGTGTGGCATCCTTGATTGCCGATGAGCTAAATCTGAAGCAGATCGTGTGTCTTGGCTACCCCTTCAAACATCCCGAGCAAGATGATGAACCTGCTCGATATGCTCATTTGGCCCAGTTAAAAACACCGATGCTTATTATTCAGGGGATCCAAGATGAGTATGGAGGGATAGAAATAAAAAACCGCTATGAGCTCAGTAATAACATCACGCTGTTATTTCTCGATACAGATCATAACTTCGCGATCGATGATGCAATGGCACAGGACATTGTGCAGAACATTAAGTGTGTAGTTGACGTTACGAAACAATCTGAGTGTTGA